In Sylvia atricapilla isolate bSylAtr1 chromosome 25, bSylAtr1.pri, whole genome shotgun sequence, a genomic segment contains:
- the TEAD3 gene encoding transcriptional enhancer factor TEF-5 isoform X1 → MDKSLDNDAEGVWSPDIEQSFQEALAIYPPCGRRKIILSDEGKMYGRNELIARYIKLRTGKTRTRKQVSSHIQVLARKKVREYQVGIKVSSHLQVLARRKSREIQSKLKAMNLDQVSKDKALQSMASMSSAQIVSASVLQNKLSPPPPLPQAVFSAAPRFWSGPIPGQPGPSQDIKPFAQPAYPIQPPMPPSLASYEPLAPLPPAASAVPVWQDRTIASTKLRLLEYSAFMEVPRDAETYSKHLFVHIGQTNPSYSDPLLEAVDIRQIYDKFPEKKGGLKELYERGPQNSFFLVKFWADLNSTIQDGPGTFYGVSSQYSSAENMTITVSTKVCSFGKQVVEKVETEYARLENGRFVYRIHRSPMCEYMINFIHKLKHLPEKYMMNSVLENFTILQVVTNRDTQETLLCIAFVFEVSTSEHGAQHHVYKLVKD, encoded by the exons ATGGACAAGAGTCTGGACAATGATGCCGAGGGTGTGTGGAGTCCAGACATCGAGCAGAGCTTCCAGGAGGCGCTGGCGATCTACCCACCCTGCGGCCGGAGGAAAATCATCCTTTCAGATGAGGGCAAGATGTATG GTCGTAACGAGCTGATCGCCCGCTACATCAAGCTGCGAACGGGGAAGACACGGACGAGGAAGCAG GTGTCCAGCCACATACAGGTTCTAGCTCGGAAGAAGGTGCGGGAGTACCAGGTTGGCATCAAG GTCTCTAGCCACTTGCAGGTTCTTGCCCGACGGAAATCTCGTGAGATTCAGTCCAAGCTGAAG GCCATGAACTTG GACCAGGTCTCGAAGGATaaggctctgcagagcatgGCTTCCATGTCCTCGGCGCAGATTGTGTCGGCCAGCGTCCTGCAGAACAAGCTCAgcccccctcctcctcttcctcaggcCGTCTTCTCTGCTGCCCCCAGG TTTTGGAGTGGGCCTATCCCAGGACAGCCTGGACCCTCTCAGGA cattAAACCGTTTGCACAACCAGCTTACCCCATCCAGCCACCCATGCCTCCATCACTAGCCA gtTACGAGCCCCTGGCTCCGCTCCCACCAGCTGCCTCGGCCGTGCCGGTCTGGCAGGACCGCACCATCGCCTCCACCAAGCTCCGGCTCCTCGAGTACTCCGCCTTCATGGAGGTGCCCCGGGATGCCGAAACG TACAGCAAACACCTCTTCGTGCACATCGGCCAGACAAACCCCTCGTACAGCGACCCGCTGCTGGAGGCCGTGGACATCCGCCAGATCTACGACAAGTTTCCTGAGAAGAAAGGCGGCCTCAAGGAGCTCTATGAGCGTGGGCCCCAGAACTCCTTCTTTCTCGTCAAGTTTTGG GCGGATCTAAACAGCACGATCCAGGACGGGCCAGGGACCTTCTATGGTGTCAGCAGCCAGTACAGCAGTGCAGAGAACATGACCATCACAGTCTCCACCAAGGTGTGCTCCTTTGGGAAGCAGGTCGTGGAGAAGGTGGAG ACGGAGTATGCGCGGCTGGAGAACGGCCGGTTCGTCTACCGCATCCACCGCTCCCCCATGTGCGAGTACATGATCAACTTCATCCACAAACTCAAGCACCTCCCAGAGAAGTACATGATGAACAGTGTCCTGGAGAATTTCACCATCCTGCAG gttGTTACGAACAGGGATACCCAGGAAACCTTGCTCTGCATTGCCTTTGTTTTCGAGGTCTCCACCAGCGAGCACGGCGCCCAGCACCACGTCTACAAGTTGGTCAAGGACTAG
- the TEAD3 gene encoding transcriptional enhancer factor TEF-5 isoform X2 yields the protein MDKSLDNDAEGVWSPDIEQSFQEALAIYPPCGRRKIILSDEGKMYGRNELIARYIKLRTGKTRTRKQVSSHLQVLARRKSREIQSKLKAMNLDQVSKDKALQSMASMSSAQIVSASVLQNKLSPPPPLPQAVFSAAPRFWSGPIPGQPGPSQDIKPFAQPAYPIQPPMPPSLASYEPLAPLPPAASAVPVWQDRTIASTKLRLLEYSAFMEVPRDAETYSKHLFVHIGQTNPSYSDPLLEAVDIRQIYDKFPEKKGGLKELYERGPQNSFFLVKFWADLNSTIQDGPGTFYGVSSQYSSAENMTITVSTKVCSFGKQVVEKVETEYARLENGRFVYRIHRSPMCEYMINFIHKLKHLPEKYMMNSVLENFTILQVVTNRDTQETLLCIAFVFEVSTSEHGAQHHVYKLVKD from the exons ATGGACAAGAGTCTGGACAATGATGCCGAGGGTGTGTGGAGTCCAGACATCGAGCAGAGCTTCCAGGAGGCGCTGGCGATCTACCCACCCTGCGGCCGGAGGAAAATCATCCTTTCAGATGAGGGCAAGATGTATG GTCGTAACGAGCTGATCGCCCGCTACATCAAGCTGCGAACGGGGAAGACACGGACGAGGAAGCAG GTCTCTAGCCACTTGCAGGTTCTTGCCCGACGGAAATCTCGTGAGATTCAGTCCAAGCTGAAG GCCATGAACTTG GACCAGGTCTCGAAGGATaaggctctgcagagcatgGCTTCCATGTCCTCGGCGCAGATTGTGTCGGCCAGCGTCCTGCAGAACAAGCTCAgcccccctcctcctcttcctcaggcCGTCTTCTCTGCTGCCCCCAGG TTTTGGAGTGGGCCTATCCCAGGACAGCCTGGACCCTCTCAGGA cattAAACCGTTTGCACAACCAGCTTACCCCATCCAGCCACCCATGCCTCCATCACTAGCCA gtTACGAGCCCCTGGCTCCGCTCCCACCAGCTGCCTCGGCCGTGCCGGTCTGGCAGGACCGCACCATCGCCTCCACCAAGCTCCGGCTCCTCGAGTACTCCGCCTTCATGGAGGTGCCCCGGGATGCCGAAACG TACAGCAAACACCTCTTCGTGCACATCGGCCAGACAAACCCCTCGTACAGCGACCCGCTGCTGGAGGCCGTGGACATCCGCCAGATCTACGACAAGTTTCCTGAGAAGAAAGGCGGCCTCAAGGAGCTCTATGAGCGTGGGCCCCAGAACTCCTTCTTTCTCGTCAAGTTTTGG GCGGATCTAAACAGCACGATCCAGGACGGGCCAGGGACCTTCTATGGTGTCAGCAGCCAGTACAGCAGTGCAGAGAACATGACCATCACAGTCTCCACCAAGGTGTGCTCCTTTGGGAAGCAGGTCGTGGAGAAGGTGGAG ACGGAGTATGCGCGGCTGGAGAACGGCCGGTTCGTCTACCGCATCCACCGCTCCCCCATGTGCGAGTACATGATCAACTTCATCCACAAACTCAAGCACCTCCCAGAGAAGTACATGATGAACAGTGTCCTGGAGAATTTCACCATCCTGCAG gttGTTACGAACAGGGATACCCAGGAAACCTTGCTCTGCATTGCCTTTGTTTTCGAGGTCTCCACCAGCGAGCACGGCGCCCAGCACCACGTCTACAAGTTGGTCAAGGACTAG
- the TEAD3 gene encoding transcriptional enhancer factor TEF-5 isoform X3, translating into MDKSLDNDAEGVWSPDIEQSFQEALAIYPPCGRRKIILSDEGKMYGRNELIARYIKLRTGKTRTRKQVSSHIQVLARKKVREYQVGIKAMNLDQVSKDKALQSMASMSSAQIVSASVLQNKLSPPPPLPQAVFSAAPRFWSGPIPGQPGPSQDIKPFAQPAYPIQPPMPPSLASYEPLAPLPPAASAVPVWQDRTIASTKLRLLEYSAFMEVPRDAETYSKHLFVHIGQTNPSYSDPLLEAVDIRQIYDKFPEKKGGLKELYERGPQNSFFLVKFWADLNSTIQDGPGTFYGVSSQYSSAENMTITVSTKVCSFGKQVVEKVETEYARLENGRFVYRIHRSPMCEYMINFIHKLKHLPEKYMMNSVLENFTILQVVTNRDTQETLLCIAFVFEVSTSEHGAQHHVYKLVKD; encoded by the exons ATGGACAAGAGTCTGGACAATGATGCCGAGGGTGTGTGGAGTCCAGACATCGAGCAGAGCTTCCAGGAGGCGCTGGCGATCTACCCACCCTGCGGCCGGAGGAAAATCATCCTTTCAGATGAGGGCAAGATGTATG GTCGTAACGAGCTGATCGCCCGCTACATCAAGCTGCGAACGGGGAAGACACGGACGAGGAAGCAG GTGTCCAGCCACATACAGGTTCTAGCTCGGAAGAAGGTGCGGGAGTACCAGGTTGGCATCAAG GCCATGAACTTG GACCAGGTCTCGAAGGATaaggctctgcagagcatgGCTTCCATGTCCTCGGCGCAGATTGTGTCGGCCAGCGTCCTGCAGAACAAGCTCAgcccccctcctcctcttcctcaggcCGTCTTCTCTGCTGCCCCCAGG TTTTGGAGTGGGCCTATCCCAGGACAGCCTGGACCCTCTCAGGA cattAAACCGTTTGCACAACCAGCTTACCCCATCCAGCCACCCATGCCTCCATCACTAGCCA gtTACGAGCCCCTGGCTCCGCTCCCACCAGCTGCCTCGGCCGTGCCGGTCTGGCAGGACCGCACCATCGCCTCCACCAAGCTCCGGCTCCTCGAGTACTCCGCCTTCATGGAGGTGCCCCGGGATGCCGAAACG TACAGCAAACACCTCTTCGTGCACATCGGCCAGACAAACCCCTCGTACAGCGACCCGCTGCTGGAGGCCGTGGACATCCGCCAGATCTACGACAAGTTTCCTGAGAAGAAAGGCGGCCTCAAGGAGCTCTATGAGCGTGGGCCCCAGAACTCCTTCTTTCTCGTCAAGTTTTGG GCGGATCTAAACAGCACGATCCAGGACGGGCCAGGGACCTTCTATGGTGTCAGCAGCCAGTACAGCAGTGCAGAGAACATGACCATCACAGTCTCCACCAAGGTGTGCTCCTTTGGGAAGCAGGTCGTGGAGAAGGTGGAG ACGGAGTATGCGCGGCTGGAGAACGGCCGGTTCGTCTACCGCATCCACCGCTCCCCCATGTGCGAGTACATGATCAACTTCATCCACAAACTCAAGCACCTCCCAGAGAAGTACATGATGAACAGTGTCCTGGAGAATTTCACCATCCTGCAG gttGTTACGAACAGGGATACCCAGGAAACCTTGCTCTGCATTGCCTTTGTTTTCGAGGTCTCCACCAGCGAGCACGGCGCCCAGCACCACGTCTACAAGTTGGTCAAGGACTAG